In a genomic window of Lycium ferocissimum isolate CSIRO_LF1 chromosome 9, AGI_CSIRO_Lferr_CH_V1, whole genome shotgun sequence:
- the LOC132029769 gene encoding uncharacterized protein LOC132029769, whose translation MGDLCTRLFTYSAALDCFYQTNHILSSDTTSDNYMEENKVVAIGNSSHIPEEVVFDILARVPSVKSLLRFRTKKHKVLMAHRASDGTRHNWNIFTLGMDTSWRERFNVALDSSL comes from the exons ATGGGAGACCTTTGTACTAGACTCTTTACATATTCTGCTGCGCTTGATTGCTTTTATCAAACTAATCATATCTTATCTTCTGACACAACTAGCGATAATTACATGGAGGAGAACAAAGTTGTTGCTATTGGTAATTCTTCACATATTCCCGAAGAGGTTGTGTTTGATATTCTCGCAAGGGTTCCATCAGTCAAGTCTCTGTTGCGATTTAG GACCAAAAAACATAAAGTTCTCATGGCACACCGGGCTTCTGATGGAACTCGACACAATTGGAATATTTTCACCCTCGGGATGGACACGTCATGGAGAGAGAGATTCAATGTTGCTTTAGATTCTTCCCTATAA
- the LOC132031821 gene encoding uncharacterized protein LOC132031821 has protein sequence MVIRLEIPFASSTYALKERRLTTYSVGIPAEAVPYLVGGSLLKSTSFGNYLVGHRRHWWARAHNIPTCVVETSMQKLKDAMLVDTAAQLNCKYRRALSAVCNSRSSSNCSRSRSNCSQQQQPAAAAAAAAAASSSSQQQQLQPAAAAAAATAASSSSQQQQLQPASAAAAAATAASSSSHILKSDTILNFGKGKTEQ, from the exons ATGGTGATCCGTCTGG AGATCCCATTTGCCAGTAGTACCTACGCCTTGAAGGAACGACGGTTGACGACATACTCGGTCGGCATCCCAGCAGAAGCTGTCCCATACCTTGTTGGGGGAAGCCTTCTCAAATCAACTTCTTTCGGCAATTATCTCGTTGGTCATCGACGTCATTGGTGGGCCAGAGCGCACAATATTCCAACTTGTGTTGTTGAAACTTCGATGCAGAAATTGAAGGATGCAATGTTAGTAG ATACAGCTGCACAATTAAATTGCAAGTATAGAAGAGCTCTTTCTGCAGTTTGTAACAGCCGCAGCAGCAGCAACTGCAGCCGCAGCCGCAGCAACTGCAGCCAGCAACAGCAGCCAGCAGCAGccgcagcagcagcagcagcagccaGCAGCAGCAGCCAGCAGCAGCAACTGCAGCCAGCAGCAGCCGCAGCAGCAGCAACTGCAGCCAGCAGCAGCAGCCAGCAGCAGCAACTGCAGCCAGCATCAGCAGCCGCAGCAGCAGCAACTGCAGCCAGCAGCAGTAGCCATATACTTAAATCGGACACAATACTCAATTTCGGGAAAGGAAAAACAGAACAATGA
- the LOC132031822 gene encoding F-box protein At1g31080-like has protein sequence MGDLCTRLFTYSAALDCFYQTNHILSSDTTSDNYMEENKVVAIGNSSHIPEEVVFDILARVPSVKSLLRFRCVSKSFCFLISQPRFTEAHQKGPKNIKVLMAHRASDVTRHNWNIFTLGMDTSWREIQCCFRFFPIRNNSVHIDGVIYSINYYHISAFNVGDENFRMIAFPPGVSTSILAKLSPTVVEIKGEVAILDREHFK, from the exons ATGGGAGACCTTTGTACTAGACTCTTTACATATTCTGCTGCGCTTGATTGCTTTTATCAAACTAATCATATCTTATCTTCTGACACAACTAGTGATAATTACATGGAGGAGAACAAAGTTGTTGCTATTGGTAATTCTTCACATATTCCCGAAGAGGTTGTGTTTGATATTCTCGCAAGGGTTCCATCAGTCAAGTCTCTGTTGCGATTTAGGTGCGTTTCTAAATCCTTTTGCTTCCTTATATCACAACCCCGATTCACTGAAGCTCATCAGAAAG GACcaaaaaacataaaagttcTCATGGCacaccgggcttctgatgtaACTCGACACAATTGGAATATTTTCACTCTCGGGATGGACACGTCATGGAGAGAGATTCAATGTTGCTTTAGATTCTTCCCTATAAGGAATAATAGTGTTCATATCGATGGGGTCATTTATTCTATAAACTACTATCACATAAGTGCATTCAATGTTGGAGATGAAAATTTTAGAATGATCGCATTCCCTCCTGGGGTTTCGACGTCAATCCTTGCAAAATTGTCGCCAACAGTAGTGGAGATAAAGGGAGAAGTTGCAATTCTAGATCGAGAGCATTTTAAATGA